One genomic region from Penaeus monodon isolate SGIC_2016 chromosome 24, NSTDA_Pmon_1, whole genome shotgun sequence encodes:
- the LOC119589027 gene encoding bromodomain-containing protein DDB_G0271118-like, protein MLTGVSPHLHKIHNAIHIHIFNHIQFHSEIHIHIHIYIHIQFHIHIYIHFSSHIPIHIQFHIHISSHIHIYIYIQFHIHISSHIHIHIHIHIHIHSRPGKAFNNK, encoded by the coding sequence ATGCTAACTGGTGTTAGTCCACATCTACATAAGATCCACAAcgccatccacatccacatctttAACCACATCCAATTCCACAGCgaaatccacatccacatccacatttaCATCCACATCCAATTCCACATCCACATTTACATCCATTTTAGCTCCCACATCCCCATACACATCCAATTCCACATCCACATCAGCTCCCACATCCACATTTACATCTACATCCAATTCCACATCCACATCAGctcccacatccacatccacatccacatccacatccacatccacagcCGTCCGGGGAAAGCATTCAACAATAAATAG